The genomic window GACTGAGCGTCAATAAATATAATTATTAAGGTCGTCAGCTGTCAATTATTAATGGTCAGTATTGAGTATAACTGACCATCAAGAATGAGTAGGGGCATCTAATTTTATTTATAGCCTACCTACTCACACGGATTTGTTGTTACCTAGCTTATTTTTTCGGTGCGAGAACAGTTGCTTTAACAACTACACTTTTGACACCTTTAATTTGTTTAGCTAAAGGTTCAATTTTAGCTAACTCCTGCTGATTGCTCACAGTTCCGGCGACAGTGACAGTTCCATTTTCTGCAGCATCAACTGTTAGTTGACTCTTGGGTATGTTTGCCTCTAACTTGGAGCGAACTTCACTTTTTAGGTCACCTTTGGCTCGTTGTGTATCGCCACCAGTGATATTACTGCGCTGTTCGCGGGCGCGAATATCCTCATTTAGTTGTCTTCTGCGGACATCACTTTGTGCGTCTTGTTGAGAAGCTTGTGTTGTTTGTGCAGTAGGCGTTTGGGGAGCTTCATTAGGATTATTGGGTGCAGATTCACTTGTTTTAGAAGCGTTATCACAAGCGGCAACACCAAAAACTAAAAGGCCACTAATTAAAAAAGGAGTTAGCTTTTGCATATATTGAATTCGGAATCGCAAAGTGAAAGTTGTGGAGTTTATTGATATTCACGGCAGAAGTGAGGAGCAAATTTACTTAAGTTAAGAGCAAGTTTTCAACTTCTTGCTCCGGCAATTTTGGGGGAACTAGTGTGAGTGACAACTACCTTAGCTTAGAGTGTTTCATCACGGCGGTCAACAATTACTACCGCAGGATCGTCTGTATAAGACCCTGTTGAGTAATTGGTGCGATCGCTATTAACAACTGGTGTGCTATAATCTGTTGCTCGATCTAAACTTGGGCGATGTTCGCCGAGATCAGTGCCATCATAGATCGCAAATTCTTCAATCCCTCGACGTTTGAGAATAGCTTCAGCTTGGTGGATTTCAGCTTCATTAGCATCGATAATTATTAAGTAGTCGCCTCTTTGGAAGCGATCGCCATAAACTCGCGCCTTGTCTTCAGGAATTCCCAAGCCAACCAGTGCGCCAACAATACTCCCCGCTGCTGCACCTATAGCACCGCCAGCTACTGTTGTCGCCAAAGCTGTTGCTGCTGCGCCACCCAAAATTACAGGTCCGATTCCAGGAATAGCTAAAGTCCCAAGACCAACTAATAAACCAGTCAAGCCGCCTAGTACTCCGCCTGTAGCTGCTCCAGTTTTGGCGCCGTCGTCTGCTTTATTACCTGCACCTGCGGTTCTATCTACATCTACACCTGCGATCCCCTGACCGTTTGCATCCTTGGCAATGATCGAGACTCTACTCATCGGGAAACCAGCATCTCGCAAATCTGTAAGTGCTGCTTCTGCATCTCGACGATGAGAAAATACTCCAATTGCTCGTCTATTTACACCACTACGAGCCGCAGTTGGAGTTGTTGAGTAATTGGTGGGATCGCTATTAACAACTGGTGTGCTATAATCGGTTGCTCGATCTAAACTTGGGCGATGTTCGCCGAGATCAGTGCCATCATAGATCGCAAATTCTTCAATCCCTCGACGTTTGAGAATAGCTTCAGCTTGGCGGGTTTCAGCTTCATTAGCATCGATAATTATTAAGTAGTCGCCTCTTTGGAAGCGATCGCCATAAACTCGCGCCTTGTCTTCAGGAATTCCCAAGCCAACCAGTGCGCCAACAATACTCCCCGCTGCTGCACCTATAGCACCGCCAGCTACTGTTGTCGCCAAAGCTGTTGCTGCTGCGCCACCCAAAATTACAGGTCCGATTCCAGGAATAGCTAAAGTCCCAAGACCAACTAATAAACCAGTCAAGCCGCCTAGTACTCCGCCTGTAGCTGCTCCAGTTTTGGCGCCGTCGTCTGCTTTATTACCTGCACCTGCGGTTCTATCTACATCTACACCTGCGATCCCCTGACCGTTTGCATCCTTGGCAATGATCGAGACTCTACTCATCGGGAAACCAGCATCTCGCAAATCTGTAAGTGCTGCTTCTGCATCTCGACGATGAGAAAATACTCCAATTGCTCGTCTATCTACACCACTACGAGCCGCAGTCGGAGTTGGAGTGACATAATCAGTGGAAGTAGGAGTTGGAGTCACATAACCAGTGCTTGCATTTGTAGCATCTGGGTTGTCGTAAATGCCAAACTCTTCCACACCCTGCTGACGTAAAATTGCTTCTGCTCTAAGAATTTCTGTATCTGTGCCATCTATGATGACTAAATAGTGTCCTCGTCTAACGCGTTCGTCGTAAACTTTAGCTCGTTCTTCGGGAATTCCTAAACCAACCAATGCACCAAGCAAACTGCCAGCTATTGCACCAATACCAGCTCCAGTCAGGGTGGTAGCTAGGGTGGTTGCAGCAGCTCCAGCTAGCATAATTGGCCCGACTCCAGGAATTGCCAAAGTCCCAAGACCAACTAATAAGCCAGTCAATCCGCCCAAAGCAGTGCCTGTAACTGCTCCAACTTTAGCACCTTCGTCAGATTTGTCACCGACGCGATCGCTCACTTCAGCGCCAGCAATATCATCTTTGTCTCCATCCTGTGTAATGACAGAGACTCTATCCATGTCAAAGCCGGTGTTTTTCAATTCATGTAGAGCATGTTCAACATCTCGACGATTAGAAAATACACCTACACCACGTTTATGTACACCTACAACCATTATTTTTTCTCCTCAACAAAAATCAATTATTTACTTACAAACAAATTTATAGCTGGTAATAACCCGAATGTCACTAAGAAAAGGTCAAACCCCTGTTAGGACTGGGTGTAGGCGAGAAGCTAGCACCCACTGACTCGCTCGGTTTTTAGATTTCACGTGCTAGTTATTGACCGTGCAACCCTTATCCCCTTACACCCTAACAGCCAAAAGTCAGCCATTTTTAAGGATTTGTACTTTTTTAGTGCCATTGGGCAATAACCCTTATTAATACATGTTTATGTTTCCTTTTCATCAATCGCTTGGAAGAATTTTTGTCTCTATCATGAGACATAGGTGATTTTATCTAAAGACTAAAGATAAGTAAAAATTTCCTGTATCAAATATATTTTTTATAAAAAAATATTAAGAGATTTTATTCGTCAAAAATTTTTTATTTTTTTATATGAAAACTTTATTTTTAAAATTAACTATATTTATGTTACAAAACTATTGATTAGATGCAATATGCGGTAAGAAAACATAGTTATGCATCGGTGACAGCTTAAGGAAAAATCTGCTTTGTTTTAAGGTTTTGCCCTCACCCATCCCCAACATTTTCAACGGGTGAGGGTTTGCCACAGGAAAAGCTTACCCAATAAGTTCCCCTAATTTTAACTGAGGATTCGGGGTTAGGGGATGAAGGCAACTGGAGAACGCTTGTTAGCACTAACTTTTACATTAAGTTGACACCAATAACATTGTTGTGCCTTTATCGTCTGGTACTGTACCAGACCCATTTCAAACCTGCTATATCTGTAGATGCATTTTTATAAAATTTACTTTTGTTAAGAATATTTTATTTTCTTAAATTAGGACTCATATTTGATTTTTGAAATACACGTAGGGGAGCCAGTGCATTATGAACTTTTCCAAAGTTGTAGCAACTGGTGAACCAGCGCACCCAAGTTGGTTTTCAACTGTCACGGTGACTGGTGTTAGTGTAGGGATAGCGACTGTGCGTAGCGTCACCCGATAGCGAGTTTTCTTCCAAAGGGAGACGCCAAGAACGAGCGTCAGAGCGTTATGTTAGGGACTGACAAAAAATAAATTATCCAAAATTATTTGTACATTTGTAGTAGGGGCGCAAAACCTTGCGCCCCTACAATGGGATGTTTTTTTAACTGGAAGTCCCTTAGACAAAAATACGGTATCGTCGGAAGGCTTTGGTGCATTAGAACAGATTCCGTAACTTACTCTACATATACTTAGATTTTTTAACACAATAAAATCGGATTCCTATATATAAAAAAATTACCAAATATCACATTATTTTTTTACCAAAAGAGTAATAAAAATATTTATTTTGATTAAAATACGACTTTTGGTAAAAGAATTTATTACTTAAGAAAGTGTCAGGTTATCTAACTGATAATTAAACTAATTAGTAAGCCATTTTCTAAATGGGTATTTAATTGAGTGCAAGTGAGAAAAGACTATGTTTCAAGATGTTTTAACTATTTGGGGATGGAACTCGCTGCCTTTTGGATTAGCGCCGATAACTTTAGCTCAGGAAGTACTAACTCCAGAAGAAGCATCAGTTCTTTTTTCTGGCCCTAAAATCTTGGTAGCATTGCTGGCTGGCGTCTTAATGGCATTTGCCTTTCAATTGTTATTCACAAACTTTTCAGTCGCTGTTGGAATTTCATCTTGGGGAATTGACTCAGATTCTGAGGATGATTCCGAAAGTTTGGGTAAGACAATTCATAAAGTTCAGGCCAAAGTTGGTGCTTGGGCGTTGATAACCGTTAGCATTGCATTATTTATTGCTTGTTTTCTAGCGGTAAAACTTAGCTTAATCGAAAGTGCATTTCTAGGAGCAATTATTGGTGTAGTTATCTGGTCTACCTATTTCGCGCTAGTAATTTGGTTAGGTTCATCCGCAGTAGGTTCTTTAATTGGTTCTATCGCTAGTACTGTCACCTCTGGTTTTCAAGGTCTGATAGGTACAGCAACTGCTGGTATCGGTGCTAATACTGCAAAAAAACAGTTAGTTTCTACTGTTGAAGATATTACAGCCGCAGTCCGG from Nostoc sp. UHCC 0926 includes these protein-coding regions:
- a CDS encoding BON domain-containing protein, giving the protein MQKLTPFLISGLLVFGVAACDNASKTSESAPNNPNEAPQTPTAQTTQASQQDAQSDVRRRQLNEDIRAREQRSNITGGDTQRAKGDLKSEVRSKLEANIPKSQLTVDAAENGTVTVAGTVSNQQELAKIEPLAKQIKGVKSVVVKATVLAPKK